A window of Infirmifilum lucidum contains these coding sequences:
- a CDS encoding CDC48 family AAA ATPase, translating into MSLQPEVVLRVAEARSRDVGRGIVRIDRNAMAKLNVDPGDVVEIEGKKVTVAIVWPQALEDEGAGIIRMDGLIRRNAGVAIGDQVKVRKAKVAPAKRIVLAPTFRIGFELTPDLVEYVKSKLIGRPLVRSDVVEIPTFSAALQFTVVSTFPAQAVQVTEETEVNIRSEPVSGELVIPRITYEDIGDLEEAKQKIREMVELPLRHPELFKHLGIDPPKGVLFYGPPGTGKTLLAKAVANETGAYFIAINGPEIMSKFYGESEQRLREIFEEATKNAPAIIFIDEIDAIAPKREEVTGEVEKRVVAQLLALMDGLKERGQVIVIAATNRPNDIDPALRRPGRFDREIVFPVPDKRARREILQVHTRNMPLAEDVNLDELAEITHGFTGADLAALCREAAMRALRRVLPKINMESEKIPAEIFNELKVTRQDFMEALKDVQPSALREVYIEVPEVHWDDIGGLEDVKQQLREAVEWPLKHPEYFKEMGIDPPKGILLYGPPGTGKTLLAKAVATESEANFIGVKGPEILSKWVGESERAIREIFRKARQAAPCIIFFDEIDSIVPRRGQRFDAGVTDRIVNQLLTEMDGLERLEGVVVVAATNRPDIIDPALLRPGRFDRLIYVPPPDEKARLEIFRVHTRRMPLAEDVDLAELARRTEGYTGADIAAVCREAAMVALRESGKPTKVAMKHFLKAMEVVRPSVTREDLERYKRITEEFRRMLA; encoded by the coding sequence ATGTCCTTGCAACCGGAAGTTGTGCTGCGGGTTGCCGAGGCACGCTCTCGCGACGTTGGAAGAGGCATAGTGAGAATAGACAGGAATGCTATGGCCAAGCTTAACGTAGACCCAGGTGACGTAGTAGAGATTGAGGGTAAGAAGGTCACAGTTGCCATAGTCTGGCCTCAGGCACTAGAAGATGAGGGTGCAGGCATAATACGGATGGATGGGCTTATCAGGCGCAACGCTGGTGTCGCCATAGGAGATCAGGTAAAGGTAAGGAAGGCCAAGGTTGCTCCCGCAAAGAGGATCGTTCTCGCTCCAACTTTTAGGATAGGTTTTGAACTCACACCGGACCTAGTGGAGTATGTAAAGAGTAAACTTATCGGCAGACCGCTTGTGCGAAGCGACGTCGTCGAGATACCAACATTTAGCGCGGCCCTGCAGTTTACCGTTGTGTCGACATTCCCGGCTCAGGCTGTCCAGGTCACGGAGGAGACGGAGGTCAACATTAGGAGTGAACCCGTCAGTGGCGAGCTTGTAATCCCGAGAATCACTTACGAGGACATAGGCGACCTTGAGGAGGCAAAGCAGAAGATCAGGGAGATGGTGGAGCTACCCCTACGGCACCCCGAGCTGTTCAAACACCTGGGGATTGATCCACCTAAAGGCGTGCTTTTCTACGGCCCTCCGGGTACTGGCAAGACTCTGCTCGCCAAGGCTGTCGCCAACGAGACTGGTGCCTACTTCATTGCCATAAATGGCCCTGAGATAATGAGCAAGTTCTACGGCGAGAGCGAGCAGAGGCTCCGCGAGATATTCGAGGAAGCTACAAAGAACGCCCCGGCCATCATATTCATCGACGAGATAGACGCCATAGCCCCGAAGAGGGAGGAAGTCACAGGCGAAGTCGAGAAGAGAGTAGTAGCACAGCTCCTAGCACTAATGGACGGCTTGAAGGAGAGGGGGCAAGTCATTGTTATAGCGGCCACTAATAGGCCTAACGACATAGACCCTGCTCTAAGGCGTCCTGGGAGATTCGACAGAGAGATAGTGTTCCCAGTTCCAGACAAACGTGCAAGGAGAGAGATTCTCCAAGTGCACACGAGGAACATGCCCCTAGCAGAGGATGTGAACCTAGACGAGTTAGCCGAAATAACTCATGGCTTTACGGGTGCTGACCTCGCGGCTCTCTGCCGCGAAGCTGCGATGCGGGCTCTCCGAAGGGTGTTGCCGAAGATAAACATGGAAAGCGAGAAAATACCCGCTGAAATCTTCAATGAGTTAAAAGTCACTAGGCAGGACTTCATGGAAGCTCTCAAAGATGTTCAGCCAAGTGCACTTCGCGAGGTTTACATTGAGGTTCCAGAGGTGCACTGGGACGACATAGGTGGGCTTGAGGACGTTAAGCAGCAGCTGCGCGAGGCCGTCGAGTGGCCTCTTAAACACCCAGAGTACTTTAAGGAAATGGGGATAGACCCGCCTAAGGGCATCTTGCTCTACGGCCCTCCGGGTACTGGCAAGACTCTGCTCGCCAAGGCTGTCGCCACGGAGAGCGAGGCAAACTTTATCGGCGTAAAGGGACCTGAGATCCTCAGCAAGTGGGTCGGCGAGAGCGAGAGAGCAATAAGGGAAATCTTCAGGAAGGCAAGGCAAGCAGCTCCCTGTATAATCTTTTTCGACGAGATAGACTCGATCGTTCCAAGGAGAGGTCAGAGGTTCGACGCCGGAGTCACAGACAGGATAGTGAACCAGCTTTTAACTGAGATGGATGGCCTTGAGAGGCTTGAGGGTGTTGTCGTTGTTGCTGCTACGAACAGGCCGGACATAATTGACCCCGCGCTCCTCAGGCCCGGGAGGTTCGACAGGCTCATCTACGTCCCGCCACCCGACGAGAAGGCCAGGCTCGAGATATTCAGAGTGCACACGAGGAGGATGCCGCTAGCAGAAGACGTAGACCTAGCAGAACTAGCGAGGAGGACAGAAGGATACACGGGAGCAGACATCGCTGCGGTCTGTAGAGAGGCGGCTATGGTAGCACTCCGCGAGTCCGGGAAGCCGACGAAAGTCGCTATGAAGCACTTCCTTAAAGCCATGGAGGTTGTTAGGCCTAGCGTGACTCGCGAGGATCTAGAGAGGTACAAGAGGATAACGGAAGAATTCAGGAGAATGCTCGCATGA
- a CDS encoding ribosomal protein L13e: MSGEMPLPPVPQPHVNSVPLRRYGGVLPRPIRDGKGFSLGEIKALNLTEHEARLLGVYVDLRRKTVHEENIRILKEYLINLRRALESGAPLPDPTLPKEIVVKRDVSKVFKGKTAAGRRGRGLQSVKYRYTHHYKWKKKKRERLLKKRHEATRHKGGD; encoded by the coding sequence ATGTCTGGAGAAATGCCACTACCACCAGTACCACAACCCCACGTAAACTCGGTACCATTGAGGAGGTACGGTGGAGTGCTCCCGAGGCCAATTAGAGATGGGAAAGGCTTCAGCTTGGGCGAAATAAAGGCATTGAACCTGACAGAGCACGAAGCCAGACTCCTGGGAGTATACGTTGATCTCCGCAGGAAAACAGTCCACGAGGAGAACATCCGCATACTGAAGGAGTATTTAATCAACTTAAGGAGAGCACTTGAGTCCGGGGCCCCATTGCCTGATCCCACGCTCCCGAAAGAGATTGTCGTAAAGAGAGACGTTTCAAAGGTGTTTAAGGGAAAGACTGCCGCTGGCAGGAGAGGACGGGGTCTACAGTCTGTCAAATATAGATATACACACCACTATAAGTGGAAGAAAAAGAAGAGGGAGAGGCTGCTCAAAAAGCGCCACGAGGCTACCAGACATAAGGGTGGCGACTAG
- a CDS encoding TFIIB-type zinc finger domain-containing protein — MYSQSQTSRGDRPRCKVCGSEDVIAKINGEYYCAKCGMKIVLEHSRKIVESYERKYLG, encoded by the coding sequence ATGTACAGCCAATCACAAACCTCTAGAGGGGATCGGCCCAGGTGTAAAGTATGTGGAAGCGAGGACGTCATCGCTAAGATAAATGGGGAATACTACTGTGCAAAGTGCGGAATGAAAATAGTACTGGAGCATTCTAGAAAGATCGTGGAGAGTTACGAGAGAAAGTATTTGGGCTAG
- a CDS encoding LSM domain-containing protein: MTQTTKTQSRTMLPIDYLRSYSGKNVFIKLKDGSEYLGKLKIIDPSMNIVLSEAKEVTDTNKVLAILGDIFIRGSNLLFISIEPDKVTFFEPEQPKQPETLQGQNAPTDDE; this comes from the coding sequence GTGACCCAGACTACCAAAACTCAATCGAGAACAATGCTCCCAATAGATTACCTGCGGAGTTACAGTGGAAAAAATGTCTTTATAAAGCTCAAGGACGGCTCAGAGTATCTCGGAAAACTAAAGATTATCGACCCATCGATGAACATTGTCCTGTCAGAAGCTAAGGAGGTAACGGACACTAATAAAGTTCTAGCAATCCTAGGAGATATATTCATACGAGGGAGCAATCTCCTCTTCATTTCGATAGAACCCGATAAAGTCACATTCTTTGAGCCAGAGCAGCCCAAACAACCTGAAACGCTTCAGGGACAGAACGCACCGACCGATGATGAGTAG
- a CDS encoding methionine adenosyltransferase, whose translation MAQKNVVVEKSTYVPPDLLPVEIVERKGTGHPDYIADSISEAASRELSRYYLERFGRILHHNLDKVLVVGGQSAPRFGGGEVLQPIYILVSGRATTEVVEHDGSRVPIPVGPLILKATRNWIKASLRYLDPDHHVIIDYRIGKGSIDLVDIYQRAQTYPGANDTSMGIGYAPLSETERLVLETERLLNSQKIKKELPAVGEDIKVMGVRKGDTIHLTVAAAIVSRHVTSTEEYLEVKKEIRKLILEKAAEITNRKVEVYVNTGDDPSKGDKGGLYLVVTGTSAEHGDDGATGRGNRANGLITPFRPMSLEATAGKNPISHIGKLYNVVAFNASQEIAQLDNIKEVYIKLISQIGKPINEPLLAYIAINADENTISRVRHQAEEILAKHLDGLNRLWEKVLRGEVALF comes from the coding sequence ATGGCGCAGAAAAATGTGGTAGTTGAAAAGTCGACGTACGTGCCGCCAGACCTCCTGCCTGTTGAGATTGTAGAGAGAAAGGGTACAGGACATCCCGACTACATCGCTGACTCTATTTCGGAGGCGGCAAGCAGGGAGTTGTCGAGATACTACCTAGAGAGGTTTGGACGTATTCTACACCATAACCTCGATAAAGTGCTTGTTGTGGGAGGGCAGTCTGCACCTAGATTCGGAGGCGGGGAAGTACTCCAGCCCATATACATACTCGTATCCGGGAGGGCCACAACAGAGGTCGTGGAACATGATGGCTCGAGGGTACCCATACCTGTCGGCCCCCTGATACTCAAGGCAACCCGTAACTGGATTAAAGCAAGCCTCCGCTACCTAGACCCAGATCATCACGTAATAATCGACTACAGGATAGGGAAAGGATCTATAGACCTAGTAGACATATACCAGCGGGCACAGACTTACCCAGGAGCCAACGATACTTCAATGGGTATTGGGTACGCCCCCCTCTCTGAAACCGAGAGATTAGTACTTGAAACGGAACGCCTGCTGAACTCCCAAAAGATCAAAAAGGAGCTCCCAGCTGTGGGCGAGGATATAAAGGTTATGGGTGTGAGAAAAGGCGATACCATACACCTTACTGTGGCTGCTGCAATAGTGTCCAGGCACGTCACCTCAACAGAAGAGTACCTAGAGGTAAAGAAAGAAATAAGAAAACTCATCCTCGAGAAAGCAGCAGAAATAACAAACAGAAAAGTAGAAGTCTACGTGAATACGGGAGACGACCCGAGCAAGGGAGATAAAGGCGGCTTGTACCTTGTCGTAACCGGTACTTCAGCTGAACATGGAGATGACGGAGCGACAGGCAGAGGGAACAGAGCAAACGGTCTCATCACGCCCTTCAGGCCCATGTCTTTGGAGGCTACAGCAGGCAAGAACCCCATAAGCCATATAGGTAAACTGTACAACGTCGTGGCTTTCAACGCTTCCCAGGAAATAGCTCAATTAGACAACATAAAGGAAGTCTATATAAAGTTGATAAGCCAAATAGGGAAGCCGATAAACGAGCCCCTCCTAGCGTACATTGCGATAAACGCCGACGAGAACACGATATCCCGCGTAAGGCACCAGGCCGAGGAAATCCTAGCTAAACACCTCGATGGGCTTAATAGGCTATGGGAGAAAGTTCTAAGAGGAGAGGTGGCCCTGTTCTAG
- a CDS encoding DUF460 domain-containing protein → MLGLDILPGSSPQAGEPSFAAVLVDGERVVLRVESATLSEVLALVCEKNVEAIAVDNVYELARDLRGLAEVLKRVPGKIPKLIEVTRLGDRVVSVEALCALTGMCHGKLDPLRTAEILALLASKGLGSEVLVFEEETRIHVGRGRVPGQGGMSRERFKRNIEQLVKRKVYEIREKLERAGLDYDLFMRKSGWGIVGATFIVYAPRDRLNGIIKSESGHDLFVEVTPVRRDGIEYRPLSRAEKRVMRSERYLIVGVDPGMTTGVAVLDFSGSVVSVFSRKLLGRGQLIRLLLELGRPAIVATDVTPPPSYVKKLASEIGAVLFSPQHSLSVEEKRMLVSAHAQVENAHQRDALAAALKAFHEYRDKFEAVEREAGRYGFTVPLDAAKFRVVRGVPVSLAVREAVREYLQLTTKEELILQEVSRGSIEDQLKFYRRMTERLLLENKALQLEMREVKSRVFELEDTLRRILHVKRTLGTDIDKAKLEAKVEQLQGELVELRDQLQEYSGRLEKLEGILVGLVTGRYRLALKLSWLLERIREDEGVLQSIVDPVIFVDRHYPLDTMKAIVEKLASSSGRGIIIVRGRGELETFYKVTPPEFYLTSLEDVVDYVDVGPILVLESRRLVEAVKSRYSSNASRIRDILEEYRRERVKSLKRD, encoded by the coding sequence GTGCTAGGCCTAGACATACTGCCGGGGTCTTCGCCTCAAGCAGGTGAGCCCTCTTTCGCGGCTGTTCTAGTGGACGGTGAACGTGTTGTTTTAAGGGTTGAAAGCGCTACTCTTAGCGAAGTCCTAGCGCTTGTCTGTGAAAAAAATGTTGAGGCTATCGCAGTAGACAACGTCTACGAGTTGGCCAGAGACCTCCGAGGCTTAGCAGAAGTCTTAAAACGAGTCCCAGGCAAGATTCCAAAGCTCATAGAGGTTACCCGCCTCGGAGACAGGGTAGTAAGCGTCGAAGCTCTCTGTGCTCTGACGGGAATGTGTCACGGGAAGCTAGATCCACTGAGAACGGCGGAGATCTTGGCGTTACTTGCCAGTAAGGGCTTGGGGTCAGAAGTCCTGGTATTCGAGGAGGAGACGAGAATACATGTGGGACGCGGGAGAGTCCCCGGCCAGGGGGGTATGAGTCGAGAGCGCTTCAAGCGTAACATAGAGCAGCTCGTCAAGAGAAAGGTATATGAGATTCGTGAGAAGCTGGAAAGGGCAGGACTAGACTACGACCTCTTTATGAGGAAGAGCGGCTGGGGCATTGTCGGGGCAACCTTCATAGTCTACGCTCCTCGTGATAGGCTAAACGGGATAATAAAGTCGGAGTCTGGACACGACCTCTTCGTTGAGGTCACGCCTGTTAGGCGTGACGGCATCGAGTATAGGCCCCTCAGCAGGGCAGAGAAACGGGTCATGAGGAGCGAGCGCTACTTAATCGTAGGCGTAGACCCTGGAATGACGACAGGAGTAGCAGTTCTCGATTTCAGTGGAAGTGTAGTTAGTGTCTTTTCGAGGAAACTGCTAGGCAGGGGACAGCTTATCAGATTACTGTTAGAGCTCGGACGGCCAGCTATAGTTGCCACCGACGTGACTCCTCCCCCATCTTATGTAAAGAAGTTGGCCTCGGAGATCGGGGCAGTGCTATTCTCCCCCCAACATAGCCTAAGTGTAGAGGAGAAGAGAATGTTAGTGTCCGCGCACGCACAAGTGGAGAATGCTCACCAAAGAGATGCGTTGGCTGCAGCTCTTAAGGCGTTCCATGAGTACCGCGACAAGTTCGAGGCTGTCGAGAGAGAGGCGGGCAGGTACGGCTTTACGGTACCTCTGGACGCTGCGAAGTTCCGGGTTGTCAGGGGGGTTCCCGTTTCGCTTGCTGTAAGGGAGGCGGTGAGGGAATACCTTCAACTGACGACCAAGGAGGAGCTCATATTACAGGAGGTGTCTCGAGGAAGCATCGAGGATCAATTGAAGTTCTACCGGAGGATGACCGAAAGACTGCTCCTCGAGAATAAGGCTCTCCAGCTCGAAATGCGAGAGGTGAAGAGTAGAGTCTTCGAGTTAGAGGACACGCTTAGGAGGATCCTTCATGTCAAGAGGACTCTCGGCACGGACATTGATAAGGCAAAACTTGAGGCGAAGGTTGAACAGTTGCAGGGGGAGCTTGTAGAACTGAGGGATCAGTTGCAGGAGTATAGCGGGCGGCTCGAGAAGCTGGAGGGCATCCTCGTAGGCCTCGTGACGGGACGCTACAGGCTTGCTTTAAAGCTCTCGTGGCTCCTCGAGAGAATTAGGGAAGACGAGGGCGTGCTTCAGAGCATTGTTGACCCTGTGATATTCGTGGACAGGCATTACCCGCTGGATACGATGAAGGCGATTGTTGAGAAGTTGGCGAGCTCCTCTGGTCGTGGCATTATTATTGTGAGGGGTAGAGGAGAATTGGAGACCTTTTACAAGGTCACACCACCGGAGTTCTATTTAACTTCTCTTGAAGACGTTGTGGACTATGTTGACGTAGGCCCAATACTAGTCTTGGAGAGTAGGAGGCTCGTGGAGGCCGTTAAGTCAAGGTATTCAAGCAATGCTTCCAGAATTAGAGATATTCTCGAGGAGTACAGGAGAGAAAGAGTGAAGTCGCTAAAGAGGGACTAG
- a CDS encoding serine/threonine-protein kinase RIO2, with translation MSIRFSAWSLKELTSGDLRILASVERGMINHEYVNIELIISISGYERGYVESILKKLNRLGLVQRHRGSFTGYILTSRGYDCLALNTLVKRGTLIAVSETPVGEGKESEVYLGKTPGERIVAVKVHRVGRTSFRSVKRVRRYVADKRHFSWLYLSRLAARNEYHALKILWRERVAVPEPIDWNRHIVVTEYVEGVELSEVPPLDDPRAILEKILSEVEKAYKAGVVHGDLNEFNVILTEEGGIRLLDWPQWVSSSHPNATSYLRRDVENIVNFFERKYRIAINKEQYLSELFERISSYPTSTLYADGPEEGG, from the coding sequence GTGAGTATTCGATTCTCTGCATGGAGTCTCAAGGAGCTTACTAGCGGCGACCTGAGAATATTAGCGTCCGTAGAGAGAGGCATGATCAATCATGAGTACGTCAATATAGAGCTAATAATCTCGATCTCGGGGTATGAGAGGGGCTATGTAGAGTCCATTCTCAAAAAACTCAATAGACTTGGTCTTGTTCAGAGGCATCGAGGGAGTTTTACGGGCTACATTTTAACGAGCCGTGGTTATGACTGCTTAGCCCTCAACACTCTCGTCAAGAGAGGTACTCTTATCGCTGTCTCGGAGACCCCTGTAGGTGAAGGTAAGGAATCGGAAGTCTATCTCGGAAAGACTCCAGGTGAGAGAATAGTAGCCGTTAAGGTTCACAGGGTAGGCAGGACGAGCTTCAGGAGTGTGAAGAGGGTTAGACGCTATGTCGCCGACAAAAGACATTTTTCTTGGTTATACCTCTCGAGGCTGGCAGCCCGGAATGAATACCACGCGCTAAAGATTTTATGGCGTGAGCGTGTAGCTGTCCCAGAGCCCATTGACTGGAATCGCCACATTGTAGTCACAGAGTATGTCGAAGGGGTTGAGCTCTCCGAAGTTCCTCCTCTTGATGACCCCAGAGCTATCCTAGAGAAGATTCTAAGCGAAGTCGAGAAGGCGTATAAGGCTGGTGTGGTTCACGGAGATTTAAACGAGTTCAACGTGATTTTGACTGAAGAAGGAGGCATCAGGTTACTGGACTGGCCTCAATGGGTCTCATCTTCTCACCCGAATGCCACATCCTATTTGAGAAGAGACGTCGAGAACATCGTGAACTTCTTTGAGAGAAAATATAGAATAGCTATCAACAAGGAACAGTACCTTAGCGAGCTCTTTGAGAGAATAAGTTCATACCCCACCTCTACACTCTACGCAGACGGCCCCGAGGAGGGGGGGTGA
- a CDS encoding metallophosphoesterase family protein: MRVLAFADVHSPEYLPLLLSSLRTVPRGGVSAVLIAGDVVKKGDYRMCKPVQDALIKSLPGTPAVSVFGNEDYLEVHDRLKEECPEVIWLDDSYVRLALEDELVVIGTTGLLDKPTRWQRENVPNIHEIYEKRLRKLQELLAAFSGNKRTVLLTHYPPMCRTLTGENERFWEEMSSKKLANILRRFPVDVVVHGHLHESKIHTDFIGSTPIYNVALPAVGEVKMIEIKPRGLLGFL; this comes from the coding sequence GTGAGAGTTCTAGCCTTTGCTGACGTCCACTCACCTGAGTACCTACCGTTGCTCCTGTCTTCTCTGAGAACAGTTCCTCGAGGAGGCGTCTCGGCTGTCCTGATTGCAGGCGACGTGGTGAAGAAAGGGGACTACAGGATGTGCAAGCCCGTACAAGACGCCCTGATTAAAAGCCTGCCGGGTACACCAGCAGTCTCTGTCTTCGGGAACGAGGACTACCTAGAAGTCCACGATAGGCTCAAAGAGGAGTGTCCGGAGGTAATCTGGCTCGACGACTCCTACGTCAGGCTTGCACTTGAAGACGAGCTCGTCGTTATAGGTACTACAGGCCTACTTGACAAACCCACCCGGTGGCAGAGAGAGAACGTACCAAACATCCACGAGATCTACGAGAAGAGGCTAAGAAAGCTTCAGGAATTACTGGCAGCGTTTAGTGGTAACAAGAGAACGGTGCTCCTAACTCATTACCCCCCGATGTGCCGGACATTAACTGGGGAGAACGAGAGATTCTGGGAGGAGATGTCGAGCAAGAAGCTCGCGAATATACTCCGAAGGTTTCCAGTAGATGTAGTAGTACATGGGCACTTGCACGAGAGCAAGATTCACACAGACTTCATCGGTTCAACCCCCATCTATAATGTGGCATTACCGGCGGTAGGAGAGGTTAAGATGATCGAGATAAAACCTAGAGGATTACTGGGCTTTTTATAG
- a CDS encoding energy-coupling factor transporter transmembrane component T family protein — protein MLSSGGGMEALRAFRFTRRESFFDRLDPRTRFVFSVTVAALSLLTLSIHHQFVLLGVILLAALTAKRLTMLAKGVKGVLPLAGMIFLLNWLTAINEGLLLPLAMTLRFLVLTTAFSIFFLTTPPDELALALEEMRLPRDYSLLVTMSFRFVPTLAQDVQIVLDALRSRGFELEKGSLTTRIKNYVYLMVPLVIFEVRRSLMIAEALESRGFGARVKPTRVKKLSFTKRDAFMLLLTLLFAIVFLASLRGRLP, from the coding sequence ATGCTCTCTTCGGGGGGAGGCATGGAGGCATTGAGGGCATTTAGATTTACCAGGAGGGAGTCTTTTTTTGATAGACTGGATCCCCGTACCAGGTTTGTGTTTTCTGTCACAGTAGCAGCACTATCTCTACTCACACTAAGTATTCATCACCAGTTTGTCCTACTAGGGGTTATTTTGCTCGCCGCTCTCACGGCGAAGAGACTGACCATGCTGGCGAAGGGAGTAAAGGGGGTTTTACCCCTTGCTGGAATGATATTCCTGCTGAACTGGCTCACAGCTATAAATGAAGGACTACTACTGCCTCTAGCAATGACGCTGCGTTTCCTCGTACTTACTACAGCGTTTTCCATATTCTTCCTCACAACACCCCCCGATGAACTGGCATTAGCACTTGAGGAAATGCGCTTGCCTCGAGACTACTCGTTACTGGTGACAATGTCCTTCCGGTTTGTCCCGACGCTCGCGCAGGACGTCCAGATAGTATTGGACGCTCTTAGAAGTCGGGGTTTTGAACTCGAAAAAGGTAGCCTCACTACCCGCATTAAGAACTATGTGTACCTTATGGTGCCTCTAGTAATATTTGAGGTGAGGCGTAGCCTGATGATTGCCGAAGCCCTAGAATCGAGAGGCTTCGGTGCCCGCGTGAAGCCGACAAGGGTCAAAAAGCTCTCGTTTACGAAAAGAGACGCCTTTATGCTCCTCCTAACACTTCTATTTGCCATCGTATTCCTGGCTTCATTGAGGGGACGCTTGCCGTGA
- a CDS encoding energy-coupling factor ABC transporter ATP-binding protein — MAGEGTEHVIRVEDVYYEYPDGVEALRGVSMTVSSGEFVAIMGENGAGKTTLIKHFNGVLKPTRGRVLIKGRDTREHSVAGLSRIVGLVFQNPDHQLFGETVYDEVAFALRNFNFPMEVIERRVEWALKMMELYRYKDRSPYSLSVGERKRLAIAAVLAYDPEIIVLDEPTAGQDYVQKEKISEILNLLRTMGKTVVIVTHDIEFVMEHVDRVYLMSEGRIIASAPPRELFTQQALLRRAHLLPPQPVRLARVLFGERFAEYDIYDLDGLLDALFGGRHGGIEGI; from the coding sequence ATGGCAGGCGAGGGGACGGAGCACGTAATTAGGGTTGAAGACGTCTACTACGAGTACCCCGATGGTGTTGAAGCGTTGAGAGGCGTAAGCATGACTGTCTCGAGCGGGGAATTCGTGGCGATAATGGGTGAAAATGGCGCGGGTAAAACAACGTTGATAAAGCACTTTAACGGTGTACTAAAGCCGACTAGGGGGAGAGTTTTAATAAAAGGTAGGGATACACGTGAGCACTCGGTCGCAGGGCTCTCGAGGATAGTGGGTCTAGTCTTCCAGAACCCAGACCATCAACTCTTCGGGGAGACAGTATACGACGAAGTGGCTTTCGCACTCAGAAACTTTAACTTTCCAATGGAAGTTATTGAGCGCAGAGTAGAATGGGCTTTGAAGATGATGGAGCTGTACCGATACAAGGACAGGTCTCCTTACAGCCTAAGCGTGGGTGAGCGTAAACGCCTAGCTATTGCCGCCGTCCTAGCCTATGACCCTGAGATCATTGTTCTCGATGAGCCTACAGCAGGGCAAGACTACGTGCAAAAGGAGAAGATATCGGAGATTCTAAATCTGCTGAGAACAATGGGGAAAACTGTGGTTATCGTCACGCATGATATCGAGTTTGTAATGGAGCACGTGGATAGAGTATACCTGATGTCGGAGGGGAGGATTATTGCCTCTGCACCCCCTAGAGAGCTCTTCACGCAGCAAGCCCTTCTGAGGCGTGCCCACCTCCTGCCACCTCAACCCGTGAGACTTGCTAGAGTCCTGTTCGGCGAGCGTTTTGCGGAGTACGATATATATGATCTAGACGGATTACTGGATGCTCTCTTCGGGGGGAGGCATGGAGGCATTGAGGGCATTTAG
- a CDS encoding energy-coupling factor ABC transporter ATP-binding protein has protein sequence MLLELGNVYYRYPDSEDWVLKNINLVADRGEFILLLGPSGCGKSTLARIINGLIPNFYGGELKGHVSVKGLDPRRTPTHVLAGHVGFVFQNPENQLFFTSVEREIAFGLENAGYSPEEIHKRVENALREYGLWELRDKSPFELSGGQQQKVALASVMVLEPEILVLDEPTANLDPLTALKVLGIVRRTTLKQRVLALVIEHRLEVAMPFADRVVIMSDGEIVFDGEPLEGVRKYGHITGKPFIVKFIERLEDLGVRLNTKTLSPEHVAIEALKKLRELCNGRRGDGARN, from the coding sequence TTGCTCTTAGAACTGGGAAACGTCTATTATAGGTACCCTGATAGCGAGGACTGGGTCTTAAAGAACATAAATCTCGTAGCAGATAGAGGTGAATTCATATTATTGCTAGGCCCCAGTGGATGCGGGAAAAGTACTCTCGCTCGAATAATAAATGGACTGATACCGAACTTCTACGGCGGAGAGCTTAAAGGACATGTTAGCGTGAAAGGCCTAGACCCCAGGAGGACGCCGACTCACGTGCTAGCAGGGCATGTCGGCTTTGTCTTCCAAAACCCCGAAAACCAGCTGTTTTTCACGTCAGTCGAAAGGGAGATAGCGTTTGGCCTGGAAAACGCGGGTTATTCTCCAGAAGAGATACATAAGAGAGTAGAGAATGCTCTCAGAGAGTACGGGTTATGGGAGTTGAGAGACAAGTCCCCTTTCGAGCTGAGCGGAGGGCAACAACAAAAAGTGGCCCTTGCTTCTGTAATGGTCTTGGAACCAGAGATTCTTGTCCTGGACGAGCCCACAGCCAACCTTGACCCGCTGACGGCATTGAAAGTATTAGGCATAGTTAGAAGGACGACTTTAAAACAACGTGTCTTAGCACTCGTCATTGAACACAGGCTCGAAGTAGCTATGCCATTCGCGGACAGGGTTGTCATCATGTCAGATGGGGAGATAGTCTTTGATGGAGAACCCCTAGAGGGGGTGAGGAAGTACGGGCACATAACGGGGAAGCCATTTATTGTAAAGTTTATTGAGAGGCTCGAAGACCTTGGGGTGCGCCTGAATACGAAGACTCTATCTCCGGAGCATGTCGCTATTGAGGCTTTGAAAAAATTGAGGGAGTTGTGTAATGGCAGGCGAGGGGACGGAGCACGTAATTAG